The region TCATTCAATTTCTTCCGGCGCTATTAATAAATTGAAAACTACAAAAAATATGGAAAATTCTAAAAGTAAATTTTCAGAAAATGACATAGAACATTTAAAGTATTGTCTTGCTTTAGCTGAAGAAGCTCTAAAAGCCGGAGATGAACCATTTGGTTCTATTTTGGTTAATGAAAATAATGAAGTAATCGCCATTGCCCGAAATAGAGTAAATGAAATTAACGCACTTTCACACCCGGAAATAGAATTAGCCAATTGGGCGGCAGTAAATCTTTCAGAAAAGGATAGAAAAAATACGACAATGTATACCAGTGGCGAACATTGCCCTATGTGTGCGGCAGCCCATGCCTGGGTAGAATTGGGAGGAATTGTTTATCTAAGTTCAGCAGCACAATTAGGAACCTGGCTGGAAGAAGTAAACGCCAAAGCGACACCTATTAATTTTATTCCTGTTGAAGAAATTATTAAAAATATTTCGGTTAAAGGCCCATTCAAAGGCGAACTTCTTCAGGGAATTAAAGACTTACAAATAAAATATCATAACAATAATTGAAATGAAAAATATAATATTCAGTCTTGCACTTATAATCATAACTGCTGTAAGCTGTAACACTGTAAAAAAAACGAGTGAATCTACAGATGATTCTACTTCAAGTATAGCTGATAAGGAATCTATTATCCAGGAAAAATGGACGCTAATAGAACTGGAAGGTCAGAAAATAACTAACAATAATAAAAATGCTATTTATTTCACCTTAAATCCAGATGGGAATAGCATAAATGGTTTTGCCGGATGCAATACGTTTTTTGGGGATTATAATTTAGAGGAAAATAACCGCATTCGGTTTTCTAAATTAGCTACTACGCGTATGGCCTGTCCTGAAAATATGATTGAGGAAAGCGAAATTTTGAAAGTTTTTGAGCTTGCAGATAATTATACGGTAAATGATAATTTCTTAATGCTTAATGTTGGAAGGCGAAGCCCTCTGGCTGTTTTCGAAAAATCTGTTCCAGAGGTTATAGGGAAGTATTGGAAACTTAAAACCCTGGAAGGACAGGAAATTGAAATGAGCGAAAACCAGGAGAGAGAAGCGTACTTTATTCTGGATGCTAAGGATAATATGATTAAAGGTTTTGCAGGTTGTAATACTTTTAATGGTACATATACTTTGGAAGAAGGCAATCGTATTAATTTTTCTCAAATGGCTACTACTATGAAAGCTTGTGCTAATGTAGCTATCAATGAATCGGAATTCTTAAAGGTTTTTGAACTGGCAGATAATTACACAATTCAGGGAGATGTCTTAAGCTTAAATGTTGGAAGACGTGCACCCCTAGCCGTTTTTGAAGCGGTTTATTTTGATTAGATAAAAAATATCCCCTTTGAATAAAGATCTAAATGGATGTTAGCAGGTTTTTTATCTGGAAACTTAGATCACTATAAATTTTTAAGAAACCTATAATAAAATAATTATGAAGATATTTAAAAGCATATTGTGTGCCGTAATAGTATTAATCACTTATTCTACGTCTGCGCAATATTTAAATAAATCTTTAGACTTGAACCAATCAGGAGCTTTAAAGTTAGCAGCACAAGCCGGGTTGGAAGCTCAAAAATTGAACAAAAATGTATCCATTGCAATACTCAATTCATCAGGGACTACTTTATTATTGCTGAAGGGAGACCAGGTAGGACCTCATAATACAGAAGCTTCCAGAAAAAAAGCCTATACCTCTTTATCTACAAAAACCCCAAGTTTTGAATTAATGAGAAAAGCAGCTGAAAGTAGAGATGCTAAGAACTTAAATACAGTAGACGAACTTTTATTATTAGGCGGGGGAGCACCTATTTGGAAAGATGGTGAACTTGTGGGAGGTATTGGTATATCTGGCGGAGGTAGCGGTGAAAATGACCACAAAATAGCCTTGGCTGCCCTTAAAAAATTAGGGTTTGCAATAAATTAAATTAATTCAAGTGAAGTGGTAACGAGCTCTGACTAAAATTTTGGGGATACTGGAAAAGTAAAACTGAATCATTTTTAGAATCTTCTAAATCTTGTAACTAGAACGATAGAAAATACGAAGATAAGAAGCAGGAAAAGGATGGTAATCTGATTTTCTAGCCAAATCGAATAATAGAAATTCCTGTGAAAGTATAATGATAAGGCCAATGCAAGGAGTATGCCTAGACACAGAATTTTATATGTATTTAATTGCATAATAATTTCTTAAGGAGATCCTATTATGCTAAGTCCAAATCTTATACCTGTATTTAAAGTTGCTTACCAGGAATAAGATTAAATTACTGGAATATAGTTCTTTAAAGAATTTCACATCGGTTTTCAATTATTTTAAAGCGGGGTAAATAGAGCCAGTTGGAGAAAAACGTACCGGTTATATAAACAGATGAACGTTTACTTTCATACGAATGGCATTTAAAAGAAACAAAGCCTGTATAATTATTCAATTTATCCTGCATTTTCAATTATTTGGCTGGAATTCAGGTTAATTCAGGCAAGCTTATTTCACAATAATCTCATCCAGAAAGATAAAACTCGACTTTCCTGCACCGGTATGCCACTCGGGTAAAGGTCCCATAGATTTTATTAAGACTTTTATATACCGTGCTTTTTCGTTTAATTTTCCAGAAGAAAAATTCTCAATAATTAAACCTTGCTTTTGAGGATCTATTTTATTTTCAGCAATGGCTACTTTCCTGAATTCTTTTGCGTCATTAGAAACATAGAACTCTACACTTGCCGGAAGCATAATCCAGGAAATTAATCGCTGGAAGAAATTGGAAGAAATTTCATTGATTTGGGTTTTTGCTTTTAGATCTAAAACCACTTCAATATCCTGGCCGGCATATCCTTGCCATCTTCCATCACCAAAATCTTCTGAACCTTTTAATCCATCTGTAAGTCCTCGGGGACCTCCCGCAGCATATGCTGGATTGGCTGTACTCACGCGACCCTTTATTTTAGGTTTTGCGCCCAGGGCTTTATGCACATTAAAATATTTAGCAGAGATTTCTCCTTTTTTGGTGTCTTTAAATCCCCTTGCCTTAATCTCTGCATTTTCTGTAATGCTTAGAGAACCTTCATATAGCTTGCTATCTCTAGTGGGTTCTCCGCCATTGGTAGTATATCTAATGACAGTGTCTGGATACAGTGTACTTAGCTTAATCTCCATTTCTCCGGGTTTTATAGCTTCTCCGGCATTTATAAATACGTAAGTTTCCAGATCTAATAATTCGTGGGCAGTTTTATCATATTCATTTAGATTTTCTGTAAGCCAATACTCCCGGTTTTCAGCTTTCCACAAATTGATGTAATCTATTTTAAGTTGATGCAGCTCTTTAAATAACTCATCCCGGGTTTGTTTAATTTCTTCTTTTGATACTGCATCAGGATTCTCATGAACTTCCTGTAATTTTAGAATGAATAAATTCTTCTTTGCAGCAAAAGCAGCTCTTTTTGCTGCATTTTTTGCAACCCGGACTACTATCTTTTCCGAATTAGCTTTTGTTATTTTTCCTTCTAATTCTCTGGCTAGTGCACTTGCCTCTTCAAGCATTAATTTATTGGCGTCTTCAACTTTTTGCACTTCTTCTTTTGGATAGAAGTCAAAAATACTTCCCCAAATAGAAGCATTAGTTATACTGCCAAAAACCGGAATATCCCTTAGCTCGCTAAATTTATTTAAGGATTCTGTGATGCTTTCGCTATTGTTCATCTCAAAAAACAATAGGTCAATGGCCTTGTTAAAACTGCTTAATCTGCCTGCTCTCTCTTTGTTGGCCTGCGCTTCTTCCTGGCTTTTAATTGGATTCCATGCCATCTCTGCACCCCATATAATTCCGTGCCAGTTCGCATTAAATAAAGTCTCACCATCATCATCCCAGGCGGTGTTTATCATTCCCATAGCTCCATATTCTTTTCCGTCCCTCACATAGTTGGCAATGTTTTTTACAGCAACATCTAGATTAGGATAGATTTCGCTCCAATTTCTCACCCCGGGTGCAACCATAAAGTCAAAGCCCGATTCTTTAAAAGGGATAATAGCTTGATCAAAACTATCTCTGGGATCGTAACCCCAGGAAAGAATAATAAGGTCTTTTGGCAAACGATCTATAATCTCCTGGTGGTTAACAGCAATATCGCCCCACATCATAGTCCGTTTTCCATGCTTTTTAAGAATTTCATCAAGCTTATTAATATGCATTGCATATACGGCTTCCATTCCCAAAGAATCGACTAAATCTTTTGCTTTTCCAGATCCTAATCCATCGGTTTCATCGGCACCAATATTGAAGAAAGGATGGTCATAAGCCTGGGCTGCATCGCCAAGATACTCGTCTAAAAACTCATAGGTAGTAGGACTTCCTGGATTTAAATTCCATTTATTATCGGCAATTTCATCGTAGAAAGGATTTTTTAAAATTTCTTCCATATGCCCAAAAGCCTGCTGGTTTCCAATAAGCACTAAATGATATTGTGCAGCAAATTCTTCCAGCTCGTTAATTTCTTCAGGAGTAAAAGAATCTAAAGGCGCGATATCGGCGAACTTCTCGTTACGAAGTGTATGTTCGGTATAAAGATTTAGAAAATTAAGTTTATACTGAGATAATTTACGAATAGCATCCTTTATAAAATCCACCGTGGGAATGGGACCACGACTTATATCGTCCATCCACCCCCGATATTCCAATTCCGGCCAATCAGTAATTTCCAGAACAGGTAAACTTTTATTTTTAGCAGTTCTTATAAGTTGTCTCAAGGTTTGCACACCATAAAACAAACCTTTTTCGGTATTGGCTATTAGTTTAATTTGGCTCTCTTCAATTTTTAGCCAATATCCCTGTTCCCCAATTTTCTGAAGTTTTTCTGAATCGGGCAGGAGTTTTCTTATTTTCGAACCGGGATTCTCTTCAATAGAATATAAAATAATAGAAGCTTTCTTGGGCGATTTAACAATTTCTGAAGCAACCGACATTTGTTCACTCAATTCATTTTTTAACTGCTTAAGAGCAAAGTCATTATTCTGTGAGCTGTTAGTCCATAGAACCTGAGCTTTTTCCAGGTTAAATTCAGCTTCCGAAGAAATTAATTCCTGAGGTTTAGGTATAATAGTAATATCCTGCGCTTGCACTTCAGGAAATATGAAACCAGCTAAAATGAGTGTTATTGCGATGCTCATTTTATTTCTTAGAATTATTTTATTCATTATTACAGATAATATTTGAGGTTGATTTATAAGTATGTTTTTTGAGACACTATTCTTGGGACACACTCTTTAATAAATATTTTTAAATTTTTGAATCTGCACCATTTACATTATTTTTCTTTAAAAACCCGTACCCAATCTACCAGCATTTCAACGGGCAAATCTTCATCTTTAATGCTGCCGACCCAGTTTCCGCCAAGTGCCTGATCTAGAATAATAAAAAATTCTTGGTTGAAAGGCCATTGCTTTGAGTCGGCATTTTCAATTTTTGGATAAGAAAATGTCTTTTTTCCATTAACAAAGAAATCTAAGCGATTAGGGTACCATTCCACGCCATATACATTAAAGGTATCTATCTTAAATGGAACGGTGGTGAAATATGGCGGATACTCTTTTTTTTCCTGAATATCTATATAATTGGTATGCAAGGTTTGATAAACAATGGTGTCATAGTTCAGATATTCCATGATATCTATTTCCCCACTATGTGGCCAACCACCGTATTTGGGGTCTTGAGGCATCATCCAGATGGCAGGCCAGGAGCCTTTTCCTTTATCCAGTTTAGCTTTCACCTCAATTTTCCCGTATTTAAAAGAAAATTTATCGGTGGTTCTAATACAGCCTGTATTGTATTTTACGGTATCATTTTTATTGGTATTCAGAATGCCACGCAAATGTAATTTGCCATCTTTAACGAAACGTGTAGCATTTGAATCTGTGCAAAACCGTGCCCAATCTGCCGAATTTCTGGGGGCTTGAGACCATTTGTCGACATCGGGTTTACCTTCATTCTCAAACTCATCCTGCCAAATTAGTTCCCATTTCCCATCGGGTTTTTCCTGGATATTTCCTGTACCACATGCGGCTACAAGACAGGCAAAAAATATAACTACTATCTGTTTCATCTGATTTAAAAGGTTTTGAAGATATTTTTCATTTATTTTTAATATTCCGATTGTTCAAAAAATTCTGGGTGGAACCTAACTCCATTAGTCTTCCATCTGGTGTAGTGCCCCATATTTAAACGCCGGGTAAATTCCGTGAAATTTTTGTCTTTGCTATTGCTCCAAACCGCTTCGCTAAAGGCCAGCATTCTGGGCAACAGCATATATTCCAGGTGTTCCACCGATGAAATAAACTCAGTCCAAATCGCAAACTGCGAGCCTAATACATATTTTGCCTCATTTGCATTTAGTGCTTCGGGTACCGGTTTGTAATTATAAACGCGTTTTAAGGTGTTAATAGAGTAGGGGCCAGCCTGTGGTTCACCTTCTGGACCGG is a window of Salegentibacter salegens DNA encoding:
- a CDS encoding nucleoside deaminase — protein: MKYRIIGVLFIAMNIMGCKSSEKMNFDTHSISSGAINKLKTTKNMENSKSKFSENDIEHLKYCLALAEEALKAGDEPFGSILVNENNEVIAIARNRVNEINALSHPEIELANWAAVNLSEKDRKNTTMYTSGEHCPMCAAAHAWVELGGIVYLSSAAQLGTWLEEVNAKATPINFIPVEEIIKNISVKGPFKGELLQGIKDLQIKYHNNN
- a CDS encoding GlcG/HbpS family heme-binding protein, which produces MKIFKSILCAVIVLITYSTSAQYLNKSLDLNQSGALKLAAQAGLEAQKLNKNVSIAILNSSGTTLLLLKGDQVGPHNTEASRKKAYTSLSTKTPSFELMRKAAESRDAKNLNTVDELLLLGGGAPIWKDGELVGGIGISGGGSGENDHKIALAALKKLGFAIN
- a CDS encoding glycoside hydrolase family 16 protein is translated as MKQIVVIFFACLVAACGTGNIQEKPDGKWELIWQDEFENEGKPDVDKWSQAPRNSADWARFCTDSNATRFVKDGKLHLRGILNTNKNDTVKYNTGCIRTTDKFSFKYGKIEVKAKLDKGKGSWPAIWMMPQDPKYGGWPHSGEIDIMEYLNYDTIVYQTLHTNYIDIQEKKEYPPYFTTVPFKIDTFNVYGVEWYPNRLDFFVNGKKTFSYPKIENADSKQWPFNQEFFIILDQALGGNWVGSIKDEDLPVEMLVDWVRVFKEK
- a CDS encoding META domain-containing protein codes for the protein MKNIIFSLALIIITAVSCNTVKKTSESTDDSTSSIADKESIIQEKWTLIELEGQKITNNNKNAIYFTLNPDGNSINGFAGCNTFFGDYNLEENNRIRFSKLATTRMACPENMIEESEILKVFELADNYTVNDNFLMLNVGRRSPLAVFEKSVPEVIGKYWKLKTLEGQEIEMSENQEREAYFILDAKDNMIKGFAGCNTFNGTYTLEEGNRINFSQMATTMKACANVAINESEFLKVFELADNYTIQGDVLSLNVGRRAPLAVFEAVYFD
- a CDS encoding glycoside hydrolase family 20 zincin-like fold domain-containing protein; amino-acid sequence: MNKIILRNKMSIAITLILAGFIFPEVQAQDITIIPKPQELISSEAEFNLEKAQVLWTNSSQNNDFALKQLKNELSEQMSVASEIVKSPKKASIILYSIEENPGSKIRKLLPDSEKLQKIGEQGYWLKIEESQIKLIANTEKGLFYGVQTLRQLIRTAKNKSLPVLEITDWPELEYRGWMDDISRGPIPTVDFIKDAIRKLSQYKLNFLNLYTEHTLRNEKFADIAPLDSFTPEEINELEEFAAQYHLVLIGNQQAFGHMEEILKNPFYDEIADNKWNLNPGSPTTYEFLDEYLGDAAQAYDHPFFNIGADETDGLGSGKAKDLVDSLGMEAVYAMHINKLDEILKKHGKRTMMWGDIAVNHQEIIDRLPKDLIILSWGYDPRDSFDQAIIPFKESGFDFMVAPGVRNWSEIYPNLDVAVKNIANYVRDGKEYGAMGMINTAWDDDGETLFNANWHGIIWGAEMAWNPIKSQEEAQANKERAGRLSSFNKAIDLLFFEMNNSESITESLNKFSELRDIPVFGSITNASIWGSIFDFYPKEEVQKVEDANKLMLEEASALARELEGKITKANSEKIVVRVAKNAAKRAAFAAKKNLFILKLQEVHENPDAVSKEEIKQTRDELFKELHQLKIDYINLWKAENREYWLTENLNEYDKTAHELLDLETYVFINAGEAIKPGEMEIKLSTLYPDTVIRYTTNGGEPTRDSKLYEGSLSITENAEIKARGFKDTKKGEISAKYFNVHKALGAKPKIKGRVSTANPAYAAGGPRGLTDGLKGSEDFGDGRWQGYAGQDIEVVLDLKAKTQINEISSNFFQRLISWIMLPASVEFYVSNDAKEFRKVAIAENKIDPQKQGLIIENFSSGKLNEKARYIKVLIKSMGPLPEWHTGAGKSSFIFLDEIIVK